In Malus sylvestris chromosome 15, drMalSylv7.2, whole genome shotgun sequence, a single genomic region encodes these proteins:
- the LOC126601269 gene encoding uncharacterized protein LOC126601269, producing the protein MDGQKSHAKLTRTQSSLLRSSPTIRSSVHSLNSVTEEDVFAANENHHYDEEEQKPKNNNPVPTHQKSGSTRINHQHLAMAAVTLFTLFSFSGFFFFFYLRREEIPTSENLLLALVFVAFTLFLANKNKGLINRSVSVLKHSWDENAKRCCFHRFYKTNGGAKPVQWFIGSDPNPNQTRKEKKIIREGVEFYSNGDFYEGEFHKGECNGSGVYNYLVNGRYEGDWIDGRYDGYGIEGWARGSRYKGQYRQGLRHGYGVYRFSAGDSYAGEWCNGQSHGVGVQTCSDGSCYVGEFKYGAKHGLGCYHFRNGDRYAGEYFGDKMHGFGVYHFANGHCYEGSWHEGRKLGYGVYTFRNGDARCGIWDGGTLKHPLLPLTDAVVRAVQAAGKAAENAVNLRRVDEQVNKAVMAANRAATAARVAAVKAVQNRMDGKFCDTSV; encoded by the exons ATGGACGGTCAGAAAAGCCACGCGAAGCTCACGAGGACCCAGTCGTCGCTGCTGCGGTCGTCGCCGACGATTCGATCCTCCGTTCACAGCCTCAACTCCGTCACGGAGGAGGACGTCTTTGCCGCCAACGAAAACCACCACTACGACGAAGAAGAGCAGAAACCCAAGAATAACAATCCCGTACCGACCCACCAGAAATCCGGGTCGACCCGGATCAACCACCAGCACCTGGCGATGGCCGCCGTCACACTCTTCACCCTTTTCAGCTTCTccggcttcttcttcttcttctacctcCGCCGCGAAGAAATACCGACCTCCGAAAACCTTCTCCTGGCGCTGGTCTTCGTCGCCTTCACGCTTTTCTTGGCGAACAAGAACAAGGGTCTGATCAACCGCAGCGTCTCCGTCCTCAAGCATTCCTGGGACGAGAATGCAAAGCGGTGCTGCTTCCACCGGTTCTACAAGACCAACGGAGGTGCGAAGCCGGTCCAGTGGTTCATCGGGTCGGACCCGAACCCGAACCAGACccggaaggagaagaagatcaTAAGGGAAGGGGTCGAATTTTATAGCAATGGGGATTTCTACGAGGGGGAATTTCACAAGGGGGAGTGCAATGGCAGTGGGGTCTACAATTACTTGGTCAATGGCAGATACGAGGGGGATTGGATCGACGGCCGATACGACGGCTACGGGATTGAGGGCTGGGCGAGAGGGAGCAGATACAAGGGGCAATACAGGCAGGGACTGAGGCATGGTTATGGGGTTTACAGATTCTCGGCGGGAGATTCGTATGCAGGGGAGTGGTGCAATGGGCAGAGCCACGGCGTCGGAGTGCAGACCTGCTCCGATGGCAGCTGCTATGTTGGTGAATTCAAGTATGGCGCCAAGCACGGCCTCGGTTGCTACCATTTCCG AAATGGAGATAGATATGCCGGTGAATATTTCGGAGACAAAATGCATGGATTCGGCGTCTACCACTTTGCGAATGGTCATTGTTATGAGGGGTCATGGCACGAAGGCCGGAAGCTAGGCTATGGCGTTTACACTTTTCGAAATGGCGATGCAAGATGTGGTATATGGGATGGTGGCACCCTTAAGCACCCTCTTCTGCCGCTAACCGATGCAGTTGTTCGAGCAGTTCAG GCTGCTGGGAAAGCAGCGGAGAATGCTGTTAACCTTCGGCGAGTCGACGAACAAGTGAACAAGGCAGTCATGGCCGCAAACAGAGCCGCCACGGCTGCCAGAGTTGCTGCTGTCAAAGCCGTTCAAAACAGAATGGACGGAAAATTTTGTGATACGAGTGTCTAA
- the LOC126605013 gene encoding uncharacterized protein LOC126605013 codes for MSSSSSRMMWEIDQQEEELFNQSEGMFNLQIVENEMEEDEERRRRDDETRMARASHSRRVIQTVAQICRPNRSRNLDRSRQRRGEELLDDYFVHNSAFPDTYFRRRFRMERHLFNRIMTDVCNHDSYFVQKKDACGVMGLLPEQKITAALRMLAYGASADQVDEITRMGKSTILEALMRFCGAVESLYTAEYLRKPTRWDLQRLLKKGEMRGFPGMIGSIDCMHWTWKNCPSAWQGAYGDRK; via the coding sequence atgtcttcttcttcatcaaggatgatgtgggaaattgatcagcaagaggaagaattgtttaaccaatctgaaggaatgttcaaccttcagatagtcgaaaatgagatggaagaggatgaggagcgtagaaggagagatgacgaaacaagaatggccagagcctcacattcccgtcgagtcatccagactgttgctcagatatgcaggcccaaccgctcaagaaaccttgatagaagcaggcaacgacggggtgaagagctgttggacgattactttgtccataacagtgcatttcctgatacgtacttcagacgccgttttagaatggaacgacatttgttcaacagaatcatgactgatgtttgcaaccatgattcttactttgtgcaaaagaaggatgcttgtggtgttatgggtctcctgcctgagcaaaaaatcactgctgcgttgcggatgcttgcgtatggagcatctgcagaccaagtggatgagataacgaggatggggaaatcaaccattcttgaggccctgatgaggttttgcggagcagtcgaatctttgtacaccgcagagtacctccgaAAACCTACTCGCtgggacttgcaaaggcttctgaagaagggcgagatgcgaggttttcctgggatgataggaagcatcgattgtatgcactggacgtggaaaaactgtccaagtgcatggcaaggtgcatatggggacagaaaatga
- the LOC126602983 gene encoding uncharacterized protein LOC126602983 → MATDAGSNWLLLEDVALCTSWVEVTHNSFTGNEMQLREMWSLIHTKFVEQMSGKRTKESISSRWKILSHSFTTWRDALTQASNNVRSGANYADEQLQAQAWYGAKIKSRNKSFTRWECWNIVKDCPKFKVVSVGPEVCMNNIPLHSPPPHSTPDHGYFCNRNRVLM, encoded by the exons atggcTACTGATGCAGGTTCGAATTGGttgcttcttgaagatgttgcgttgtgcactagctgggttgaagttactcataattcctttacgggtaatgagatgcaattgcgagaaatgtggagtttaattcataccaaatttgttgagcaaatgagtgggaaaagaaccaaagaatcgatatccagtcgttggaaaatacttagTCATTCCTTTACTACGTGGAGAGATGCCTTGACacaagctagtaataatgttcgaagtggggcaaattatgcggatgag caacttcaagcacaagcatggtatggtgccaaaatcaaatcaagaaacaaatcattcacccggtgggaatgttggaatattgttaaagattgtcctaaattcaaagttgtgtctgttggtccagaagtatgcATGAATAACATCCCTCTACACAGCCCCCCTCCacactctacacccgatcatg ggtacttttgtaaTCGGAATAGGGTActtatgtaa
- the LOC126604027 gene encoding uncharacterized protein LOC126604027, whose translation MQIQCTWPSHEMRLSPSTFLNFSKNFCADFNFIRTRSVSCTPCPSFSAAMSTVPTQNDVVPGQSESTQKTQQSLQVAKRLEKFKTTIFTQMSNLAIKHGAINLGQGFPNFDGPEFVKEAAIQAVKDGKNQYARGYGVPDLNNAIAERFKKDTGLVVDPEKEITVTSGCTEAIAATMLGLINPGDEVILFAPFYDSYEATLSMAGAKVKGITLRPPDFAVPIDELKSTISKNTRAILLNSPHNPTGKMFSRGELDVIASLCIENDVLVFSDEVYDKLAFEMDHISPASLPGMYERTVTMNSLGKTFSLTGWKIGWAVAPPHLSWGVRQAHSFLTFATSTPMQWAAATALRAPDSYYVELKRDYQAKKAILVEGLKSVGFKVYPSSGTYFVVVDHTPFGLENDVAFCEYLIKEVGVVAIPTSVFYLNPEDGKNLVRFTFCKDEGTLRAAVERMKEKLRR comes from the exons ATGCAGATTCAATGCACCTGGCCATCCCATGAAATGCGCCTCAGCCCTTCCACattcctcaacttttccaaGAATTTTTGTGCAGACTTTAACTTTATCAGGACCAGAAGCGTATCCTGCACTCCTTGCCCTTCTTTCTCCGCCGCCATGTCCACCGTTCCCACCCAAAACGATGTCGTTCCGGGTCAATCGGAGTCGACCCAGAAGACCCAGCAGTCTTTACAG GTGGCAAAGCGCTTGGAAAAGTTCAAGACAACTATCTTCACTCAAATGAGTAATCTTGCAATTAAACATGGAGCAATTAACCTTGGGCAAGGCTTCCCCAACTTTGATGGTCCAGAGTTTGTAAAGGAAGCAGCAATTCAGGCTGTTAAAGATGGGAAGAATCAATATGCTCGTGGATATGGGGTTCCAGACCTTAACAATGCCATAGCTGAGCGATTCAAGAAGGATACGGGACTTGTTGTGGATCCTGAGAAAGAAATAACTGTCACCTCTGGGTGCACAGAGGCAATTGCGGCAACTATGCTGGGGTTGATAAATCCTGGTGACGAGGTTATCCTCTTTGCTCCTTTCTATGATTCATATGAAGCTACTCTATCCATGGCTGGTGCTAAAGTAAAAGGTATCACATTACGTCCTCCGGATTTTGCTGTTCCCATTGATGAGCTCAAATCCACAATCTCGAAGAATACTCGTGCAATTCTTCTAAATTCTCCACATAACCCTACTGGAAAAATGTTCAGTCGAGGGGAACTCGATGTGATTGCATCACTCTGCATTGAAAATGATGTGTTGGTATTCAGTGATGAAGTTTATGATAAGTTGGCTTTTGAAATGGATCACATTTCACCGGCCTCTCTTCCTGGAATGTACGAGCGTACAGTAACCATGAATTCCTTGGGAAAAACATTCTCCTTGACCGGGTGGAAGATCGGTTGGGCTGTAGCTCCTCCACACCTGTCATGGGGAGTTCGGCAGGCACACTCTTTTCTCACATTTGCTACCTCCACTCCAATGCAATGGGCAGCTGCAACTGCTCTCAGAGCTCCAGACTCCTACTATGTGGAGCTGAAAAGAGATTACCAGGCAAAGAAGGCGATTTTGGTCGAGGGATTGAAATCTGTCGGTTTCAAAGTGTATCCATCAAGCGGTACCTACTTTGTGGTTGTTGATCACACGCCTTTTGGACTGGAAAATGATGTTGCCTTTTGTGAGTATCTGATCAAAGAAGTTGGAGTGGTGGCAATCCCCACCAGTGTATTTTACTTAAACCCGGAAGATGGGAAGAATCTAGTAAGATTTACCTTCTGCAAAGACGAAGGAACTCTTAGGGCTGCCGTTGAGAGGATGAAGGAGAAGTTGAGAAGATAA